A single window of Sneathiella limimaris DNA harbors:
- a CDS encoding aminotransferase class I/II-fold pyridoxal phosphate-dependent enzyme produces the protein MTDQKKPQFGLSKDDKKNLLNSLRARKRPSTTDTKADDFHPVIPTSHYKIEEFPEYQKLHLHRIVAEKAKIENPFFRLQDGMAASTVSVGNHQLINFANYNYLGMNGHPEVSKAAHDAIDTYGTSVSASRIVAGERQIHQDLEKKLAEVYNVDDAVVMVSGYATNLTVIGNLLGPKDLILYDNFSHNSILQGTQLSQAKRRMFPHNDMNMLDQILKDIRHQYERCLIVVEGVYSMDGDAAPLDRLVEIKDRYKCLLMVDEAHSLGVLGATGRGAGEHFGVAGQDVDIWMGTLSKTTAGCGGYIAGSAALIEYLKFSAPGFVYSVGMPPPVAAAALASLNVMLREPERIKRFRENANLFIKLAKKAGLNTGLSQGHAVVPIIIGNSVKAGQLSSSLFDEGVYAPPIIYPAVPEESARLRFFLSSEHTAEQITEAVEKTKSCWEALKT, from the coding sequence ATGACAGATCAGAAAAAGCCGCAATTTGGTCTTTCCAAGGATGATAAAAAAAACCTGCTGAATAGTCTTCGGGCTAGGAAAAGGCCATCCACAACGGATACCAAAGCAGATGATTTTCATCCGGTCATTCCAACGAGCCATTATAAAATTGAGGAATTTCCGGAATACCAGAAGCTTCATCTTCACCGGATTGTTGCTGAAAAAGCCAAGATCGAAAATCCATTTTTCCGTCTTCAAGATGGTATGGCTGCCAGCACTGTAAGCGTTGGCAATCATCAACTGATCAATTTTGCCAACTACAATTACTTAGGTATGAACGGCCATCCTGAAGTCAGTAAAGCAGCCCATGACGCTATTGATACATATGGCACTTCCGTTTCCGCCAGCCGCATTGTCGCTGGTGAGCGGCAAATCCATCAGGATTTGGAGAAAAAACTGGCCGAAGTCTACAACGTGGATGATGCCGTAGTTATGGTCAGTGGGTACGCGACCAACCTGACTGTAATTGGCAACCTTTTGGGACCCAAGGATCTTATTCTATACGATAATTTCTCTCACAATAGTATTCTGCAAGGGACTCAGCTGTCTCAAGCCAAACGGCGCATGTTCCCCCATAACGACATGAATATGCTGGATCAGATCCTTAAAGACATTCGGCATCAGTATGAACGCTGCCTGATTGTTGTTGAGGGAGTGTACAGCATGGATGGTGACGCGGCTCCTCTTGACAGGTTGGTGGAGATCAAAGATCGCTACAAATGTCTTTTGATGGTCGACGAAGCCCATAGTCTTGGTGTTCTTGGGGCGACCGGACGCGGTGCAGGAGAACATTTTGGCGTTGCTGGCCAGGATGTGGATATCTGGATGGGAACTCTCTCCAAGACCACAGCTGGGTGCGGTGGCTATATTGCAGGGTCGGCTGCACTAATTGAATATCTGAAATTCTCTGCGCCGGGATTTGTCTATAGTGTTGGCATGCCACCGCCTGTCGCGGCTGCAGCACTTGCTAGCCTTAATGTAATGCTCCGCGAACCAGAACGGATTAAACGGTTTCGGGAAAATGCCAACCTATTCATCAAGCTAGCGAAAAAAGCAGGGTTAAATACTGGACTAAGCCAAGGCCATGCAGTTGTCCCAATTATCATCGGGAACTCAGTGAAAGCAGGACAGCTCTCCTCCAGCCTATTTGATGAAGGCGTTTATGCCCCACCAATCATCTACCCGGCTGTTCCTGAAGAAAGCGCCCGTCTTCGCTTCTTCCTCTCTAGCGAACATACAGCCGAACAAATTACAGAAGCCGTTGAAAAAACCAAATCATGTTGGGAAGCGTTAAAAACTT
- a CDS encoding type I polyketide synthase, which produces MTDQNSKRIPASNAGKIAIVGSSVRLPKGCDTPSRFWEVLINGDDLISEISPDRWNPETFYYPARDIQGKAYTKAAGQLENIWDFDADFFNISPREAAQMDPQQRLLLEMSWEAFEDAGIKPSSIRGSNASVCVGISSNDFGTSQFGDSATGNSFFMLGSTMSIASNRLSYFYDLHGSSFSVDTACSSSLYALEQACNRIASGQSDIAICGGVSVLLTPFPFIGFSQANMLSPDGRCKAFDSQGNGYVRSEGGGVLILKDLDQALADGNPIIATIEGIGTNADGRTNGMSLPSSDHQEALLRRVYKSANIAPDEVQYIEAHGTGTIVGDAAEVGAIGRFFGEERKTDQPLLIGSAKSNAGHLEAGSGMIGLIKAALVVKNAEVPPSIHVKELRQDIPFEDYKIKVATEHHTFDKSTKMTVGVNSFGFGGANGHAILSSYSQQAEDQKTVSTADDTQLPPLLLSARSEFSLKALCLDYVEILSQPEFSLNDFSTLAASTVFHREDFEYRLGLSANTLDEIRHALLKYAKEDTADFPCQTGHTHGADKPIAFIFNGNGSQYVGMAADLLKENETFAKKIRQIDAIVQSKAGWSIVETLKNSTEEHIADTTVAQPLIMSIQIGLIEVLKSQGIEPEASIGHSVGEIAAAYSAGHLSLEQAVTVILTRSNAQGNTRGHGGMAAIEIAPEKLDEIIAELALDVEIAGYNGPTSLTLSGHDDQLDILKPYCKKNRILFKKLDLEYPFHSSLMDPVEDEILTNLAKLSPENGSGTLISTVTGQEISGEELTANYWWRNIRKPVLFDQAINSAWDQGCRMFLEIGPKAILGGYLKNSFKQKSEGFSVLPAITGKADADRIAHILEAVYVEGGRIDYASQFSKPVKSELLPTYPWDRQTYHLETTSEARFSLTADWGGPLLGEALNPEQTEWMVHLGALKPNFLKDHLVNDTVIFPAAGFLEIVLAAGRKAYGEGNLVVENLEIHAPLALEEKALRTLIVDLDPVDGKVQIQSRPYLSDSAGLTNVTANVVKDTSSEIPNWTWADHNDALAEAPFDKSGFYELTQSLGLTYGPNFQTVQQIQLAENLVSAKIQLATDCLETADLYNLHPAIGDGCLQSLFTLLTDPTNSVKAATYLPSVFGKVRLYQPGAKAVRSIARINRISSRSIIADFRLVAEDGSPVADLQDCRFRLFESQGQSKTPTLYQQNYVPTPLLEGHPLPSGIEEANLPFEATSDASSYGEEVAPLTDALISAFVLETLETLGANLKSGFRVLDLIATEQIDPAQSRFVNFLLNLLKEDGLLEREDDTWKLDEEAELFAASDIWRLLIADHPELLPELTMIGRTGQNLPEILSGAVLPEDLPIHSETSLAKQLVEGSAYSATSDTALNSALAEFLSSLPESISVRILEFGGQNILSTKSFLNQAPKDRLIYDFVATDSNAHHRARLEFSAMNGVSCQYLEDTSGEALQSYMENAPQYDVIIFRGTPVTPPRYEVIAPMIRSLLKLNGRFFLGQNSGGRISSFLAGGAPNWWDRSTSTNQLRPLTLNEATWMQQLAGNEEFETELLLSTDNTPFHNSMLLTGSHVKNAALPKAQPDVEASGLKLIIVSNSEDELKLAKRIAALEGPKEHHILKLGTEFTPDLQEEMGLGAATTEEISSLSKLIVDSGKTVESCLYLAGLSLHNEAEALAAQDVRCLPLVNLLQGLSPSLLSKTRLLLVTQGSQKINETDQTQPLHAPLWGLGRVITNEFPDLQCKLIDLPAGTKALFGTATAEILSRELETFDWDREIVIREGGRFASRIRQADLTTQSATSDSHFRLDFAKPGALENLTWFEMDHQEELGADEIEVDMKSTGLNFRDVMLAMGILKDEAVENGYAGPTLGMEGAGIVKSVGSGITDFAPGDRVMCFAPNCFADIIRTRTTAVAKIPDEMSYDEAATIPSVFFTIYYALHYLARVEPGEKVLIHGAAGGVGLAAIQYCQHIGAEIYVTAGSAEKRDFLKLLGCENVLNSRTLEFADQIMELTNGEGVDVILNSLSGQAIPKNLSILKPFGRFLELGKRDFYADSKIGLRPFRNNITYYGIDADQLLAEKPALSSRLFKEMMELFETEAFRPLVHLKFKPSQIEEAFRTLQQSRHIGKIVVSMDDTADRKTVAAQKQATTPQSHYDGACLITGGQGGFGLATAKNFASKHFDHLVLIGRSGVKTPEDQAIIDQLRADGIQIDLYNADVTKRQELETLLADLRSKKVSISGIIHCAMVLEDGLIANMAPEGLQKVAAPKIAGAWNLHELTLSDPIELFLMYSSATTYIGNPGQASYVAANSYLEALTDYRRRQGLPATTVAWGAIDDVGVLAANEDVKDILVKRTGLKAMSSAAALSGLEDVVLANKDNVAMLQLDWGNVTRNFAVGSTSRYLDIQHLVGEAGSVEDADDFIASLEGKSHDEIVELVQALVISQISAITGSPTDKISAEKSLFDLGIDSLMALELTMELERKTGIELSSMSIIGGGNISDLADKVASLLTGEGEATEQAGSEMDVLMAQHGITEDLDDSPAKNN; this is translated from the coding sequence ATGACTGATCAGAATTCTAAGCGTATCCCAGCGTCCAACGCCGGTAAAATCGCCATTGTTGGCTCTTCCGTTCGTCTTCCTAAAGGTTGTGATACCCCTAGCCGTTTTTGGGAAGTTTTGATTAATGGTGATGACCTCATCTCGGAAATAAGCCCTGATCGTTGGAACCCAGAAACCTTTTACTATCCGGCAAGAGATATTCAGGGAAAAGCCTATACAAAGGCTGCTGGACAGTTAGAGAATATTTGGGATTTTGACGCTGATTTCTTCAACATCTCGCCGAGAGAAGCGGCTCAGATGGACCCTCAGCAACGCCTATTGCTCGAAATGAGCTGGGAAGCATTTGAAGATGCAGGCATAAAACCATCCAGCATACGGGGCAGCAATGCGAGTGTCTGTGTAGGTATTTCATCCAACGATTTTGGCACGAGCCAATTCGGTGATAGCGCGACAGGCAACTCCTTCTTTATGCTCGGCTCAACCATGAGCATTGCGTCCAATCGCCTCTCCTATTTTTATGATTTGCATGGCTCCAGCTTTTCAGTCGATACGGCCTGCTCCTCATCTCTTTATGCACTGGAGCAAGCCTGTAACAGGATTGCCTCTGGTCAATCGGATATCGCAATTTGTGGCGGCGTCAGCGTCTTGTTGACCCCCTTCCCTTTTATCGGCTTTTCACAAGCCAACATGCTATCCCCCGATGGACGCTGTAAAGCTTTTGACAGCCAGGGTAATGGCTACGTTCGCTCTGAAGGCGGTGGCGTTCTAATCCTGAAAGATCTGGACCAGGCCTTGGCAGATGGGAACCCAATTATTGCCACCATCGAAGGTATTGGAACAAATGCCGATGGGCGGACAAACGGTATGTCATTGCCAAGCTCTGATCATCAGGAAGCCCTGTTACGCCGCGTATACAAAAGCGCCAACATCGCACCAGATGAAGTTCAGTATATCGAAGCCCACGGTACAGGAACCATTGTCGGCGATGCTGCTGAGGTTGGTGCGATCGGTCGCTTCTTTGGCGAAGAACGAAAAACGGATCAACCCTTGCTGATTGGGTCTGCCAAATCAAATGCAGGTCATCTGGAAGCAGGATCAGGCATGATCGGGCTGATTAAAGCTGCACTTGTTGTAAAAAATGCGGAAGTGCCGCCTTCAATCCACGTCAAGGAACTCCGTCAGGATATACCGTTCGAAGATTACAAAATCAAAGTCGCAACGGAACACCACACCTTCGACAAATCAACCAAAATGACGGTTGGCGTGAACTCCTTCGGGTTCGGTGGTGCGAACGGACACGCAATCCTCAGCTCTTACAGTCAGCAGGCTGAAGACCAGAAAACTGTCTCCACAGCAGATGATACGCAACTTCCGCCACTCCTGTTGTCAGCCAGATCTGAGTTCTCGTTAAAAGCACTCTGTCTCGATTACGTTGAGATCCTCTCACAGCCAGAATTTAGCTTGAATGATTTCTCAACCCTTGCTGCCTCAACTGTATTCCATCGCGAAGATTTTGAATACCGGCTTGGTCTGTCTGCGAATACGCTCGATGAAATCCGGCATGCTCTGCTGAAGTATGCAAAGGAAGATACTGCTGACTTCCCTTGCCAAACAGGACACACACATGGGGCGGATAAACCTATTGCCTTTATCTTTAATGGTAATGGCTCCCAGTATGTAGGAATGGCAGCCGACCTTCTCAAAGAAAATGAAACCTTTGCCAAGAAGATCCGTCAGATAGATGCCATAGTCCAAAGTAAAGCTGGTTGGTCAATTGTTGAGACGCTCAAGAACTCAACCGAAGAACATATTGCTGATACCACTGTTGCCCAGCCACTGATTATGAGCATTCAGATCGGTTTGATCGAGGTCTTGAAAAGTCAGGGCATTGAGCCTGAAGCCAGTATTGGTCACAGTGTCGGAGAGATCGCCGCAGCCTACTCAGCGGGCCATTTGTCTCTAGAGCAAGCGGTTACTGTCATCCTCACGCGGAGTAATGCTCAAGGCAACACCCGCGGCCATGGCGGCATGGCAGCTATTGAAATAGCGCCCGAAAAGCTGGATGAAATTATCGCTGAGCTTGCCCTGGATGTGGAAATTGCAGGATATAACGGTCCGACCAGTCTGACATTGTCTGGTCATGACGATCAACTGGATATCTTAAAACCATATTGTAAAAAGAACCGAATTCTCTTTAAAAAACTGGATCTTGAATATCCCTTCCACAGCTCTTTAATGGATCCTGTTGAAGACGAAATTCTCACCAACCTTGCAAAACTATCTCCAGAAAATGGCTCCGGTACACTCATTTCAACTGTGACCGGCCAAGAAATTTCAGGTGAAGAGCTCACAGCAAATTATTGGTGGCGAAACATCCGTAAACCTGTGCTTTTTGATCAGGCCATAAACTCCGCCTGGGATCAGGGCTGCCGCATGTTCTTGGAAATCGGACCCAAAGCGATCCTGGGCGGTTATCTCAAGAACAGCTTCAAACAGAAATCAGAAGGCTTTAGTGTCCTTCCTGCAATTACTGGCAAGGCGGATGCGGATCGAATAGCTCACATTCTGGAAGCCGTCTATGTTGAAGGCGGTCGGATTGATTACGCGTCCCAATTCTCAAAACCTGTGAAATCTGAGTTGCTGCCGACCTATCCTTGGGATCGGCAAACTTATCATCTCGAAACCACCTCTGAAGCTCGATTTTCTCTAACGGCTGATTGGGGAGGCCCTCTGCTCGGTGAGGCGCTTAATCCTGAACAGACAGAATGGATGGTTCATCTGGGCGCCTTGAAACCTAATTTCTTGAAAGATCACCTAGTCAACGACACGGTTATCTTTCCCGCAGCGGGCTTCTTGGAAATTGTGCTTGCAGCAGGTCGCAAAGCGTATGGTGAAGGCAATCTGGTTGTTGAAAACCTCGAAATTCATGCACCCCTTGCCCTCGAAGAAAAAGCTCTTCGCACGCTGATCGTTGACCTTGATCCAGTTGATGGCAAGGTTCAGATCCAAAGTCGCCCCTACCTTAGCGATTCAGCAGGTCTCACCAATGTGACAGCAAATGTCGTAAAAGATACCTCGTCCGAAATACCGAACTGGACTTGGGCAGATCATAACGATGCGCTCGCTGAGGCCCCGTTTGATAAATCCGGCTTCTATGAACTGACCCAATCGTTGGGACTAACATATGGGCCCAATTTTCAGACCGTACAGCAAATCCAACTCGCCGAAAATTTAGTCAGTGCCAAAATTCAATTGGCAACAGACTGCCTTGAGACGGCAGATCTTTATAACCTCCATCCCGCGATTGGCGATGGATGTCTACAAAGCTTGTTCACCCTGCTGACAGATCCAACCAATTCGGTAAAAGCAGCAACCTACCTGCCATCCGTTTTCGGTAAGGTGCGCCTCTATCAGCCCGGAGCAAAGGCGGTCCGCTCAATTGCCCGTATTAATCGGATCAGCAGCCGCTCGATCATTGCAGACTTTAGGCTGGTTGCAGAAGATGGCAGTCCAGTAGCAGACCTGCAGGATTGCCGTTTCCGCCTGTTCGAAAGCCAAGGGCAAAGCAAAACGCCAACGCTGTACCAACAAAACTATGTTCCAACTCCACTCTTGGAAGGGCATCCTCTGCCTTCTGGTATTGAGGAGGCTAACCTTCCTTTTGAAGCAACCAGTGATGCAAGCAGTTATGGTGAAGAAGTTGCCCCTCTGACAGATGCGCTCATTTCTGCCTTTGTCTTGGAAACACTGGAAACCTTGGGCGCAAATCTAAAGTCTGGCTTCCGGGTTCTTGATCTGATTGCCACTGAACAGATCGATCCGGCACAATCCCGGTTTGTGAATTTTCTGCTCAATCTCCTCAAGGAAGATGGTTTACTTGAACGCGAAGACGACACGTGGAAATTGGATGAGGAAGCCGAACTCTTTGCCGCAAGTGACATCTGGCGGCTCCTGATTGCAGATCATCCAGAACTTCTGCCAGAACTCACCATGATCGGTCGGACAGGACAGAACCTTCCGGAAATTCTTTCTGGTGCTGTTCTTCCAGAGGATCTGCCCATCCACTCCGAAACCTCTTTGGCAAAACAGTTGGTGGAAGGATCAGCCTATTCTGCCACATCTGACACGGCTTTAAATTCAGCACTTGCCGAGTTCCTGTCATCCTTACCAGAGAGTATTAGCGTACGTATTCTGGAATTCGGTGGTCAGAATATTCTCAGCACAAAATCTTTCCTTAATCAGGCACCAAAAGACCGATTGATTTACGATTTTGTGGCGACAGACTCCAATGCGCATCACCGCGCACGCCTGGAATTTTCAGCAATGAACGGGGTTTCCTGCCAATACCTGGAAGACACGTCTGGTGAAGCCCTTCAATCCTATATGGAAAATGCCCCTCAGTATGACGTGATTATTTTTAGGGGAACACCAGTTACACCACCTCGTTATGAGGTCATTGCGCCAATGATCCGTTCTCTGCTGAAACTGAACGGACGGTTTTTCCTCGGCCAAAATAGTGGTGGCCGCATCTCTTCTTTCCTTGCAGGCGGCGCGCCCAATTGGTGGGATCGGAGTACCTCTACCAATCAACTCCGGCCACTGACCTTAAACGAAGCCACTTGGATGCAACAATTGGCTGGCAATGAAGAGTTTGAAACCGAACTACTTCTTTCTACTGACAACACGCCATTTCACAACAGCATGCTGCTGACCGGCTCCCACGTTAAAAATGCGGCTTTGCCTAAAGCTCAGCCTGACGTAGAAGCCTCTGGCCTGAAACTGATCATTGTCTCAAATTCAGAGGATGAGCTGAAACTGGCCAAGCGGATTGCCGCGCTAGAAGGGCCGAAAGAGCACCATATTCTAAAGCTTGGAACAGAGTTTACGCCTGACCTACAAGAGGAAATGGGCCTTGGCGCTGCAACTACAGAAGAAATCAGCAGTCTTTCAAAGTTAATAGTGGATAGCGGCAAGACGGTTGAAAGCTGCCTCTATCTGGCGGGCCTCTCTCTCCATAACGAAGCGGAAGCTCTTGCAGCGCAAGATGTTAGATGCCTTCCTCTGGTAAACCTTCTTCAAGGTCTATCCCCTTCTCTGCTCAGCAAAACACGGTTGCTGCTTGTTACACAAGGCAGTCAGAAAATAAATGAAACGGATCAGACCCAGCCTCTACACGCACCTCTTTGGGGCTTGGGTCGAGTCATTACCAATGAATTCCCGGATTTGCAGTGCAAGCTCATTGACCTTCCAGCTGGAACTAAAGCCCTTTTTGGAACGGCAACCGCTGAGATCCTCAGTCGAGAACTGGAAACATTCGATTGGGATCGGGAAATTGTGATCCGTGAAGGTGGCCGGTTTGCTTCGCGCATTCGGCAAGCAGACCTGACAACTCAATCCGCAACTTCGGATAGCCACTTCCGTCTTGATTTTGCAAAACCCGGCGCGCTCGAAAATTTGACCTGGTTTGAGATGGATCATCAGGAAGAACTTGGCGCGGATGAAATTGAAGTCGACATGAAATCAACGGGCCTCAACTTCCGTGATGTTATGTTGGCCATGGGCATTCTGAAAGATGAAGCTGTCGAAAACGGGTATGCAGGCCCCACCCTCGGCATGGAAGGTGCTGGTATCGTCAAGTCAGTTGGCAGCGGAATCACTGATTTCGCTCCAGGTGACCGAGTCATGTGTTTTGCCCCCAATTGCTTCGCCGATATCATTCGCACCCGGACAACTGCCGTTGCCAAAATACCGGACGAAATGTCCTATGACGAAGCGGCAACAATCCCGAGTGTATTTTTTACCATTTACTATGCACTCCACTATCTTGCGCGCGTGGAACCTGGGGAGAAGGTCCTCATCCATGGTGCTGCCGGTGGCGTAGGTCTTGCCGCCATACAGTATTGCCAGCATATTGGCGCCGAAATTTATGTCACAGCTGGCTCTGCTGAAAAGCGGGATTTCCTGAAACTGCTGGGCTGTGAAAATGTGCTTAATTCACGCACGCTCGAATTCGCAGATCAAATTATGGAACTGACCAACGGCGAAGGCGTGGATGTTATTCTGAACTCCCTATCCGGCCAGGCAATTCCCAAAAACCTGTCTATCCTGAAACCCTTCGGGCGTTTTCTGGAGTTGGGTAAACGGGACTTCTATGCAGATAGCAAAATCGGTCTTCGTCCATTCCGCAACAATATTACCTATTACGGGATTGACGCAGATCAGCTACTTGCTGAAAAACCAGCCCTTTCCAGTCGCTTGTTTAAGGAGATGATGGAGCTGTTTGAAACAGAAGCCTTCAGACCTCTTGTGCATCTGAAATTCAAACCCTCTCAGATTGAAGAAGCGTTTCGCACCCTGCAGCAAAGCCGACATATCGGCAAAATCGTTGTGAGCATGGATGACACAGCAGATCGTAAAACTGTCGCTGCACAAAAACAGGCTACAACGCCTCAATCGCATTACGATGGAGCATGCCTGATTACCGGCGGACAAGGTGGTTTTGGCTTAGCCACAGCAAAGAATTTTGCATCCAAGCACTTTGATCATCTGGTTCTCATCGGCAGAAGTGGCGTTAAAACACCTGAAGATCAGGCCATTATTGACCAACTGCGAGCTGATGGCATTCAAATCGACCTCTACAACGCAGATGTTACTAAACGACAGGAACTTGAAACTCTGCTCGCTGATCTTCGCAGCAAAAAAGTTTCTATTTCTGGCATCATTCATTGCGCAATGGTTTTGGAAGACGGCTTGATTGCCAATATGGCGCCTGAAGGACTTCAGAAAGTCGCCGCCCCAAAAATTGCTGGCGCTTGGAACCTACATGAGCTGACCCTGTCAGATCCGATTGAACTATTCCTGATGTACTCATCAGCAACGACCTATATCGGCAACCCGGGTCAGGCAAGTTATGTCGCTGCCAATAGCTACTTAGAAGCCTTAACAGATTACCGCCGTAGACAAGGTCTGCCTGCAACCACAGTCGCATGGGGTGCAATTGATGATGTTGGTGTCCTCGCAGCAAATGAAGACGTGAAGGATATCCTTGTCAAACGGACGGGACTAAAAGCCATGAGCTCTGCTGCGGCACTCTCTGGTCTTGAAGATGTTGTCCTTGCAAATAAAGATAATGTCGCAATGCTTCAACTGGACTGGGGCAATGTAACACGGAATTTTGCTGTGGGTTCAACCTCACGGTATCTGGATATCCAACACCTTGTTGGCGAAGCCGGCTCTGTTGAAGATGCTGATGATTTCATTGCCTCGCTTGAAGGTAAGTCTCATGATGAAATCGTGGAACTCGTCCAAGCTCTTGTCATCAGCCAGATTTCAGCCATCACGGGTTCACCAACTGATAAAATCTCTGCCGAAAAGTCCCTATTTGACCTCGGAATTGATAGCCTCATGGCCCTGGAACTGACCATGGAACTTGAGCGCAAAACAGGCATTGAGCTATCGTCGATGAGCATTATTGGTGGGGGTAACATTTCAGATTTGGCCGATAAAGTTGCTTCTTTGCTAACCGGTGAAGGAGAGGCAACCGAACAAGCCGGAAGCGAGATGGATGTCCTGATGGCTCAGCACGGGATCACTGAAGATCTTGATGACAGTCCTGCGAAAAACAACTAG
- a CDS encoding capsule biosynthesis protein, whose product MPETSKRSFLFLQTIASPFFRKLGRKLQSEGYSIRKINFNGGDWFYWHGLNEINYRGRPEKFEDFLGTLIKQEVFTDFVLFGDCRPWHLKAIRLAQKTGIQIWVFEEGYLRPHWVTLEEGGVNANSSFEFDPSSELSKTSEFQKLSGGFKQRVTFDFIYNFFNIILKWRFPYHKTHRPYPILIEYAYWIRRLFKLSWQRRQARADIETLSRHEGPVFLFPLQLDSDFQIRLHSPFQGMPGAIDHVLKEFAEKAPENAHLLIKNHPLDNGMLNYRSHIQKEARRLNISGRITFIDGGDLNRILSYAKGVITVNSTVGITALEMQLPVALLGKSIYDSHELIYQGSVEEFWTNPVSTDPLVLEKFKDQLLRNCHVNGNFYTEIGMNLGVKNSFRRMIESSSLELLHD is encoded by the coding sequence TTGCCGGAAACTTCAAAACGCTCCTTCCTTTTCTTACAGACCATAGCCAGTCCCTTCTTTCGAAAACTTGGACGAAAGCTCCAATCCGAGGGCTACTCCATACGAAAGATCAACTTCAATGGCGGTGATTGGTTCTACTGGCATGGCTTGAATGAAATCAACTATCGAGGGCGGCCTGAAAAATTTGAAGACTTTCTCGGCACTCTAATCAAACAAGAAGTTTTTACCGATTTCGTTCTTTTTGGTGACTGCCGCCCCTGGCATCTAAAGGCCATTCGCCTTGCACAAAAAACCGGAATCCAGATCTGGGTTTTTGAAGAGGGATACCTCCGCCCTCATTGGGTGACATTGGAAGAAGGAGGTGTCAACGCCAACTCTAGTTTTGAGTTCGATCCTTCCAGTGAACTTTCGAAAACGTCCGAATTCCAAAAACTCTCAGGCGGTTTCAAGCAACGCGTAACCTTTGATTTTATCTATAATTTTTTCAACATAATACTAAAGTGGCGGTTTCCATATCACAAAACCCATCGCCCGTACCCAATTCTGATTGAGTACGCCTATTGGATTAGGCGACTTTTTAAGCTCTCATGGCAAAGGCGGCAGGCACGAGCGGACATTGAAACCTTGTCCCGTCACGAGGGGCCTGTGTTTCTGTTTCCACTTCAGCTGGATTCAGATTTTCAGATACGACTTCATTCTCCTTTTCAAGGTATGCCCGGAGCAATAGATCATGTATTGAAGGAGTTTGCCGAAAAAGCGCCTGAAAACGCGCATCTATTGATTAAAAACCATCCTCTTGATAACGGGATGCTGAACTATCGATCTCATATTCAAAAAGAAGCACGTAGATTAAATATTTCAGGCCGTATCACCTTTATCGACGGTGGTGATTTGAATAGAATATTATCCTATGCAAAAGGCGTGATTACAGTAAACAGCACAGTTGGAATCACTGCCCTGGAAATGCAATTGCCGGTTGCCTTGCTTGGAAAGTCAATTTATGACTCTCATGAATTGATTTACCAAGGAAGTGTTGAGGAATTCTGGACCAATCCGGTGAGTACAGATCCATTGGTATTGGAGAAATTCAAGGACCAGCTTCTCAGAAATTGCCATGTTAATGGCAACTTCTACACAGAAATCGGTATGAATCTAGGTGTTAAAAATTCTTTTCGTAGAATGATCGAAAGTAGTAGTTTAGAGTTACTCCATGACTGA